From Leifsonia sp. fls2-241-R2A-40a, one genomic window encodes:
- a CDS encoding S8 family serine peptidase gives MRGRTHERSPDRTDGNHRVRPRRGRNPRPPRRGLATLAAAAAVALASTLGSTILPAAPAHADQVRDLEYWLNDYGFTQAWNTTRGAGVKVAIIDTGVDGSVPDLAGAVTGGTDVSGVGAASGEKPLGDAESANHGTWVASLLAGRGTGGANGVLGAAPEAGILAVSVALGKAMGPVGSDEQIAEGIHWAVDNGASVINMSLTRNTLDWPASWDEAFQYAFAHDVVIVAAAGNRGSGTSEVGAPATIPGVLTVAGVDRRGTASFDASAQGITIGVSAPSEQLVGANPGGGYVQWAGTSGAAPLVSGAVALARAAHPELSASDVIERIIRTAKPAGGAVPSPIYGFGLLDAAAAVTAPVPHVTANPMGDLGEWIRIHRRAATPSTEAPSTISPGEPQAAPAPAKLTPERAVPWKQFFWPQWSVLTAFWLPFGLIAGFLALAALGGVGAWVHFRRMRSKE, from the coding sequence ATGCGCGGGCGCACGCACGAGCGCTCACCGGACCGCACGGACGGCAACCACCGGGTCCGTCCGCGACGTGGCCGGAATCCCCGCCCGCCGCGACGCGGTCTCGCCACCCTCGCCGCCGCCGCGGCGGTCGCACTCGCCTCGACTCTCGGCTCCACGATCCTCCCGGCGGCTCCGGCGCACGCCGACCAGGTGCGCGACCTCGAGTACTGGCTGAACGACTACGGGTTCACCCAGGCCTGGAACACGACCCGCGGAGCGGGCGTGAAGGTCGCCATCATCGACACCGGCGTCGACGGGTCCGTTCCGGACCTGGCGGGGGCGGTCACCGGTGGGACGGACGTGTCGGGCGTGGGTGCGGCCTCCGGCGAGAAGCCGCTCGGCGACGCCGAGAGCGCGAACCACGGGACGTGGGTGGCCTCCCTGCTCGCAGGGCGGGGGACGGGCGGAGCGAACGGCGTCCTCGGTGCGGCCCCCGAGGCCGGGATACTGGCCGTCTCCGTCGCCCTCGGTAAGGCGATGGGACCGGTCGGCAGCGACGAGCAGATCGCCGAGGGCATCCACTGGGCCGTCGACAACGGGGCCTCCGTAATCAACATGTCGCTCACCCGCAACACCCTGGACTGGCCGGCGAGCTGGGACGAGGCGTTCCAGTACGCGTTCGCGCACGACGTCGTCATCGTTGCAGCCGCGGGCAACCGCGGCAGCGGAACGAGCGAGGTCGGTGCGCCGGCGACGATCCCCGGTGTGCTGACCGTCGCGGGCGTCGATCGCCGCGGAACCGCGAGCTTCGACGCGTCCGCCCAGGGCATCACCATCGGAGTGTCTGCGCCGAGCGAGCAGTTGGTCGGGGCGAACCCGGGCGGCGGGTACGTGCAGTGGGCGGGCACGAGCGGCGCCGCGCCGCTGGTGTCCGGGGCCGTCGCGCTCGCTCGCGCCGCGCATCCCGAGCTCAGCGCTTCCGATGTCATCGAGCGGATCATTCGCACAGCGAAGCCCGCAGGCGGCGCCGTGCCCAGCCCGATCTACGGCTTCGGCCTGCTGGATGCGGCGGCGGCCGTCACCGCGCCCGTCCCGCATGTGACGGCGAATCCGATGGGTGACCTGGGCGAGTGGATCCGCATCCACCGCCGCGCCGCGACACCGTCGACCGAAGCGCCGTCGACCATTTCGCCCGGCGAACCCCAGGCTGCGCCCGCGCCGGCGAAGCTGACCCCTGAACGCGCGGTACCATGGAAGCAGTTCTTCTGGCCGCAATGGAGCGTCCTCACAGCATTCTGGCTGCCATTCGGTCTGATCGCCGGCTTCCTCGCTCTCGCCGCCCTCGGCGGCGTCGGCGCGTGGGTCCATTTCAGGCGAATGCGCAGCAAGGAGTAA
- a CDS encoding FAD-dependent oxidoreductase, producing MPKILIVGGGYAGFYTAWKLEKQLRPGEAEVTMVDPLPYMTYQPFLPEVAAGSIEPRHAVVAHRRHLKTTNVITAKVTYVDHARKVATIQPPVGEAYEFAYDIVVVTAGAVSRTFPIPGVADQAVGLKNIEEAVYIRDQLLTNFDKAAGLPAGPERDRLLTVVVVGGGFAGIEIFAELRSFASNLLKHYPEIAFEDTHFHLIEAMGRIMPEVSLKTSYWVIKNLAERGAQIHLDTQLSSAVDGVIQLSTGETFETDLIVWTAGVMANPTIVRHTDLPIEERGRLRVRADLRVGTDEEIIEDAWGAGDVSAVPDLTGAGVGGYCVPNAQHAVRQGKLLAKNIVASLRGELPRQYYHKSLGAVAGLGVGIGVLQSGKIAIKGPIGWLAHRGYHGLAMPSWERKWRVIWGWWNNVWLGRDIVSLEAVQHPRANFEEFAARPKPAVEAAPAEPVKKAPARKKVDPAKQPAEVTAK from the coding sequence GTGCCCAAAATCCTGATCGTCGGCGGCGGATACGCCGGCTTCTACACCGCGTGGAAGCTCGAGAAACAGCTCCGCCCGGGCGAGGCCGAGGTCACCATGGTGGACCCGCTGCCGTATATGACGTACCAGCCGTTCCTCCCGGAGGTCGCCGCGGGTTCCATCGAGCCGCGCCACGCGGTCGTCGCCCACCGCCGCCACCTGAAGACCACCAACGTCATCACCGCGAAGGTTACGTACGTCGACCACGCACGCAAGGTGGCGACCATCCAGCCGCCCGTCGGCGAGGCGTACGAGTTCGCGTACGACATCGTCGTGGTGACGGCGGGCGCCGTGTCGCGCACGTTCCCGATCCCGGGCGTCGCCGACCAGGCCGTCGGCCTCAAGAACATCGAGGAGGCCGTGTACATCCGCGACCAGCTCCTCACCAACTTCGACAAGGCCGCCGGGCTTCCTGCCGGCCCGGAGCGCGACCGTCTGCTCACCGTCGTGGTCGTCGGCGGCGGCTTCGCCGGCATCGAGATCTTCGCCGAGCTGCGCTCGTTCGCCAGCAATCTCCTGAAGCACTACCCGGAGATCGCGTTCGAGGACACGCACTTCCACCTGATCGAGGCTATGGGCCGGATCATGCCGGAGGTGTCGCTGAAGACGAGCTACTGGGTGATCAAGAACCTCGCCGAGCGCGGGGCGCAGATCCACCTCGACACGCAGCTCAGCAGCGCGGTGGACGGCGTCATCCAGCTGTCGACGGGTGAGACCTTCGAGACCGACCTCATCGTCTGGACCGCCGGCGTGATGGCGAACCCGACGATCGTCCGTCACACCGACCTCCCGATCGAGGAGCGCGGTCGTCTGCGCGTCCGTGCGGACCTTCGCGTCGGCACCGATGAGGAGATCATCGAGGACGCGTGGGGCGCGGGCGACGTGTCGGCCGTTCCCGACCTCACCGGCGCGGGCGTCGGCGGATACTGCGTGCCGAACGCTCAGCACGCGGTGCGCCAGGGCAAGCTCCTCGCCAAGAACATCGTGGCGTCGCTGCGCGGCGAACTGCCGCGCCAGTACTACCACAAGAGCCTCGGCGCGGTCGCCGGCCTGGGCGTCGGCATCGGCGTGCTGCAGTCCGGCAAGATCGCCATCAAGGGCCCGATCGGCTGGCTCGCCCACCGCGGCTACCACGGCCTGGCGATGCCGTCGTGGGAGCGCAAGTGGCGCGTCATCTGGGGCTGGTGGAACAACGTCTGGCTCGGTCGCGACATCGTCTCGCTCGAGGCCGTGCAGCACCCGCGCGCCAACTTCGAAGAGTTCGCCGCCCGCCCGAAGCCGGCCGTGGAGGCCGCTCCGGCCGAGCCGGTGAAGAAGGCCCCGGCCCGCAAGAAGGTCGACCCGGCCAAGCAGCCGGCGGAAGTCACCGCGAAGTAA
- a CDS encoding VOC family protein: MISIGSIVWGVRSLPRAVTFWTAALGYRPRSEPDVDWALLEPVDGDGVQLALKLVGSEANPSPRHHLDLYADDQAAEVERLVALGAAHVEWDYEEGADYVVLADPDGNRFCVVAAGAESSA, from the coding sequence ATGATCTCCATCGGATCCATCGTCTGGGGTGTGCGCAGCCTCCCGCGTGCGGTGACCTTCTGGACGGCTGCGCTGGGATACCGGCCGCGTTCCGAGCCCGACGTCGACTGGGCGCTGCTCGAACCGGTCGACGGGGACGGTGTGCAGCTCGCCCTGAAGCTGGTCGGCAGCGAGGCGAACCCGAGCCCGCGCCACCACCTCGACCTGTACGCGGACGACCAGGCGGCCGAGGTCGAGCGGCTGGTCGCGTTGGGTGCCGCCCATGTCGAGTGGGACTACGAGGAGGGCGCCGACTACGTCGTCCTCGCCGATCCTGACGGCAACCGGTTCTGCGTCGTCGCGGCGGGCGCGGAGTCGTCTGCGTAG
- a CDS encoding YchJ family metal-binding protein yields the protein MTTRCPCLSGETYDACCGPLHRGEPAPTAERLMRSRFSAFALGDADYLLRSWHPSTRPTELTLDPDLRWYRLDIQRTERGGPFDRDGVVEFVAYYKGSDRGALHEVSRFVREERDWFYVEALTPS from the coding sequence GTGACCACCCGGTGCCCCTGCCTCAGCGGCGAGACGTACGACGCCTGCTGCGGTCCGCTGCACCGCGGCGAGCCGGCGCCCACCGCCGAGCGGCTCATGCGGTCGCGCTTCAGCGCCTTCGCGCTCGGGGACGCCGACTACCTGCTGCGCAGCTGGCATCCGTCCACCCGGCCGACCGAGCTGACTCTCGACCCGGACCTACGGTGGTACCGGCTCGACATCCAGCGCACCGAGCGCGGTGGCCCGTTCGATCGGGACGGCGTGGTCGAGTTCGTCGCGTACTACAAGGGCTCCGACCGGGGCGCGCTGCACGAGGTGTCGCGCTTCGTCCGCGAGGAGCGGGACTGGTTCTACGTGGAGGCGCTGACCCCGTCCTGA
- a CDS encoding Ig-like domain-containing protein produces MSVASVAALAALLLSAVGLIATAPPASASPGPAVSAPQPAITASTATASSPPRELQRPTAQSTPSAVAPTSTSTPTSTPSSPPPTPRPPVLNALPSGLVRAFPLVVSGSGTSGDVIRVSGGSSPGAAESCQATVGSDGRFSCGLQSLPDGPGVPVRAESATTGASDTDRVDVLRPPVIAAQGVVATGGGVRGTAYPNARVTVTADTGATCTFPADSSGAWGCVLSGTLPDGPHSVTATQVAGFSTQRSASSPRVRIDIDRTAPAAPVITTPASDGSATAGQPVGFGGTGESGAHVTLYATTPQGATVVCTATVAGGAWSCQGTLPDGAYTLSALQRDAAGNVSPGSNSIALAVTGAGASTDPSPSRTPSPTAAPVAPAPAAPVVPPARLPPPDTDDWIATPFSTTSAPVVSSEALPGWMRSVGLAVAAILLLVLPARLLTVSLARGRSERGQRRPVSVFGRNRPRSDVSDASALFGGGLFGGAKASVSGPLAAAAGSGASASAASPGSPGSPGSPAGRPQPLWLAPAVTGAAALLVTLSTPLPDPAAYLRVLLAVVVAVGAVNAIWVLAGRGLAPHLGLPVPRLIVRPGMLVVVAVAAIGSRLLGLSPALLFALVLGLSMGPHAGRVRRGRIAAVQVSAVAALGVLAWLAVGLVGTPTGVFSAFLLELANALALVGIGSAAVMLLPLGGLAGRAIARWSRWLWAGLSLVVYTVLFALLLPVASLMQRGVGAVVIIGAVLCFAAASVAVWLWERYVAPALDRTVP; encoded by the coding sequence GTGTCTGTGGCGAGCGTCGCCGCCCTCGCCGCGCTGCTGCTCAGCGCCGTCGGACTGATCGCCACCGCCCCTCCCGCGTCCGCCTCTCCCGGCCCCGCCGTCTCCGCACCGCAGCCCGCGATCACCGCCTCCACAGCCACAGCATCCTCCCCGCCCCGGGAACTCCAGCGCCCGACCGCGCAGTCCACGCCGTCCGCCGTCGCACCGACGAGCACGTCGACCCCGACATCGACGCCGTCCTCTCCGCCGCCCACACCCCGGCCGCCCGTCCTGAACGCTCTGCCGAGCGGTCTGGTCCGCGCCTTCCCGCTCGTCGTCTCCGGCTCGGGGACCAGCGGGGATGTCATCCGCGTCTCGGGCGGCTCGTCGCCCGGCGCCGCGGAGAGCTGCCAGGCGACGGTCGGCAGCGACGGACGATTCAGCTGCGGCCTGCAGTCGCTGCCCGACGGGCCCGGCGTCCCGGTGCGCGCCGAGTCGGCGACGACGGGCGCCTCCGACACCGACCGCGTGGATGTCCTCCGGCCGCCGGTGATCGCCGCCCAGGGGGTCGTGGCGACCGGCGGCGGGGTCCGCGGGACCGCCTACCCGAACGCCCGCGTCACGGTCACCGCCGACACCGGCGCCACCTGCACCTTCCCGGCCGACTCGAGCGGGGCGTGGGGATGCGTCCTCAGCGGTACCCTGCCGGACGGCCCGCACAGCGTGACGGCGACCCAGGTCGCCGGCTTCTCGACGCAGCGTTCCGCGAGCAGCCCCCGCGTCCGGATCGACATCGACCGCACGGCGCCCGCTGCTCCCGTGATCACGACGCCCGCGTCGGACGGCTCCGCGACCGCCGGCCAGCCGGTCGGCTTCGGCGGAACCGGCGAGAGCGGCGCCCACGTGACCCTGTACGCGACCACCCCGCAGGGGGCGACGGTCGTCTGCACCGCGACCGTCGCCGGCGGCGCTTGGTCGTGCCAGGGCACGCTGCCGGACGGTGCGTACACGCTGTCGGCCCTGCAACGGGACGCCGCCGGGAACGTCAGCCCCGGGAGCAACTCCATCGCGCTCGCCGTGACCGGTGCTGGCGCATCCACCGACCCGTCGCCGAGCCGCACGCCGAGCCCCACCGCGGCTCCCGTGGCCCCTGCTCCCGCGGCACCGGTGGTCCCGCCCGCGCGCCTCCCACCTCCGGACACCGATGACTGGATCGCCACCCCGTTCTCCACCACGTCGGCGCCCGTCGTATCGTCGGAGGCGCTGCCGGGGTGGATGCGCTCCGTCGGCCTCGCGGTGGCCGCCATCCTGCTCCTGGTCCTGCCCGCCCGGCTGCTGACGGTCTCGCTCGCGCGCGGCCGCTCGGAGCGCGGGCAGCGTCGCCCGGTGTCCGTCTTCGGCCGCAACCGGCCGCGGTCGGATGTGTCGGACGCGTCGGCGTTGTTCGGCGGGGGGTTGTTCGGCGGAGCGAAGGCGTCCGTGTCGGGTCCGTTGGCGGCCGCGGCCGGTTCGGGTGCGTCCGCGTCGGCTGCCTCACCGGGGTCGCCGGGGTCGCCGGGATCGCCTGCCGGTCGCCCGCAGCCGCTCTGGCTCGCGCCGGCGGTCACGGGTGCGGCCGCGCTGCTGGTCACGCTGTCCACGCCCCTTCCCGATCCTGCCGCGTATCTGCGCGTGCTGCTCGCGGTCGTCGTGGCGGTCGGCGCGGTCAACGCCATCTGGGTGCTCGCGGGTCGCGGCCTTGCTCCGCACCTGGGACTGCCCGTCCCGCGCCTGATCGTGCGGCCGGGCATGCTCGTCGTCGTGGCGGTCGCGGCGATCGGCTCCCGCTTGCTGGGTCTCTCCCCTGCGCTCCTCTTCGCCCTGGTGCTCGGGCTGTCGATGGGACCCCACGCCGGTCGCGTGCGACGGGGCCGGATCGCCGCCGTCCAGGTGTCGGCCGTCGCCGCCCTCGGCGTGCTCGCGTGGCTGGCGGTGGGTCTGGTCGGCACGCCGACGGGCGTGTTCAGCGCCTTCCTGCTCGAACTCGCCAACGCGCTGGCGCTCGTCGGGATCGGCTCGGCGGCCGTGATGCTGCTGCCGCTCGGCGGCCTGGCCGGGCGCGCCATCGCCCGGTGGTCCCGGTGGCTCTGGGCGGGCCTGAGCCTCGTGGTCTACACGGTGCTGTTCGCGCTCCTCCTGCCGGTCGCCTCCCTCATGCAGCGCGGGGTGGGAGCCGTGGTCATCATCGGCGCCGTGCTCTGCTTCGCCGCCGCGAGCGTGGCCGTGTGGCTGTGGGAGCGGTACGTCGCGCCCGCGCTCGACCGCACTGTGCCGTAG